Proteins from a genomic interval of Kitasatospora herbaricolor:
- a CDS encoding ROK family transcriptional regulator, with protein MSTDTPGSQSSLHRANLERVLRAVRMAGSLTQAEIARSTGLSAATVSNIVRELKESGTVVVADTSSGGRRARSVSLSGDAGIVVGIDFGHTHLRVAVGNLAHRVLAEESEPIDVDVSAQQGFDRAEALVDRLLQQAGFNPDKVIGVGLGVPGPIDVETGALGSTAILPGWTGIAPGRELATRLGMPVHVDNDANLGALGELVWGAGRGLSDLAYIKVASGVGAGLVINGQIYRGPGGTAGEIGHITLDEAGPVCRCGNRGCLETFVGSRYLLNLLNANLGGDLTLSKVVQLAQQGDLGCRRVIADAGRQIGSGVATLCNLLNPRRIILGGDLAEAGELVLSPIRDSVARYAIPSAARQLSVVPGTLGGRAEVLGALALVMSEMGESGALGRTGHAVGARS; from the coding sequence ATGTCGACGGACACACCGGGATCGCAGTCCTCACTGCACCGGGCGAATCTCGAACGAGTGCTGCGAGCGGTCAGGATGGCCGGCTCGCTGACACAGGCGGAGATCGCGCGCAGTACCGGACTCTCGGCGGCCACGGTGTCGAACATCGTCCGGGAGCTCAAGGAGAGCGGCACCGTCGTGGTCGCCGACACCTCCTCCGGCGGCCGCCGGGCCCGCAGCGTCTCGCTCAGCGGTGACGCGGGCATCGTGGTCGGCATCGACTTCGGCCACACCCACCTGCGGGTCGCCGTCGGCAACCTGGCGCACCGGGTGCTGGCCGAGGAGAGCGAGCCGATCGACGTGGACGTCTCGGCGCAGCAGGGCTTCGACCGGGCCGAGGCACTGGTCGACCGGCTGCTCCAGCAGGCCGGGTTCAACCCGGACAAGGTGATCGGCGTGGGCCTGGGCGTGCCCGGCCCGATCGACGTGGAGACCGGCGCGCTGGGCTCCACCGCGATCCTGCCCGGCTGGACGGGCATCGCGCCCGGCCGCGAGCTGGCGACCCGGCTGGGCATGCCCGTGCACGTGGACAACGACGCCAACCTCGGCGCGCTCGGCGAGCTGGTCTGGGGCGCCGGGCGGGGGCTGAGCGACCTGGCGTACATCAAGGTGGCCAGCGGCGTGGGCGCCGGCCTGGTCATCAACGGGCAGATCTACCGAGGTCCGGGCGGTACGGCGGGCGAGATCGGGCACATCACCCTGGACGAGGCCGGGCCGGTCTGCCGCTGCGGCAACCGCGGCTGCCTGGAGACTTTCGTCGGTTCCCGCTACCTGCTCAATCTCTTGAACGCCAACCTGGGCGGCGACCTCACGTTGTCGAAGGTCGTGCAGCTCGCCCAGCAGGGCGATCTGGGTTGCCGTCGGGTGATCGCGGACGCCGGCCGACAGATCGGCAGTGGCGTGGCTACGCTCTGCAACCTGTTGAACCCCCGGCGGATCATCCTCGGTGGTGACCTCGCCGAGGCCGGTGAACTGGTGCTTTCCCCTATCCGGGACTCCGTGGCCCGCTATGCGATCCCCAGCGCGGCCCGCCAGTTGTCGGTGGTTCCGGGCACGCTGGGTGGTCGTGCGGAGGTTCTGGGAGCGCTTGCCCTGGTGATGAGCGAGATGGGCGAATCGGGCGCTCTGGGGCGTACCGGGCACGCTGTGGGCGCGCGTTCCTGA
- the malQ gene encoding 4-alpha-glucanotransferase: MPAQDAPPPPPELVALAHAHGVDSTYDPGSGPVPVGARTLVAVLAALGVEAGTPEAVRESMERHLAQAKARLLPPSVVVRAGRRTALDVPADARVSIELEDGGEWTLPAARSHWLPADLPLGRHRLLAVVGERRAEAALIVAPERLDALRGRSWGFLAQLYSVLSERSWGMGDLGDLAELAQWAGAGLGAGFVQINPLHAALPGVPSDPSPYRPSSRRFADPVHLRVEAVPEYAYLRPGQRGRVEDLARRAGLLRAEVLEHDGLIDRDAVWTLKSEALELLHQAPRGVGREAAYRAYVRREGAWLEKYAVWSALAEAHGSDWHAWPKGLRRPDSPHVTLASGELAARVEFHRWLAWQVDEQLGQAQQAAERAGMTVGLIHDLAVGVHPNGADAWALQDVLATGISTGAPPDAFNAHGQDWGLPPWRPDALAAAGYAPYAELLRSAARHAGALRIDHVMGLFRLWWVPEGHRPTEGAYVRYDAEAMLGVLALEAHRAGTAVIGEDLGTVEPGVREVLAARGILGTSVLWFERDWQAKGEILPPARWRADCLATLTTHDLPSTAARLSGEHVELRHRLGLLARALGEEQAEAAAELADWRAELTRLGLLAKGEPLDPQVLHRFLLATPAELVGVWLPDTVGDPRPQNLPGTWDQYPNWRLPVADAAGRPLTLDRLAAAPGTAALVSVLAELNRQGGGEDGKGRTGAAGAKEPAEAQRPGPAPAAGPEG, encoded by the coding sequence GTGCCGGCGCAGGACGCCCCGCCGCCTCCGCCGGAGTTGGTGGCGCTGGCGCACGCGCACGGCGTGGACAGTACGTACGACCCGGGCAGCGGGCCGGTGCCGGTGGGCGCGCGGACGCTGGTGGCGGTGCTGGCCGCGCTGGGGGTGGAGGCGGGGACGCCGGAGGCCGTCAGGGAGTCGATGGAGCGTCATCTGGCGCAGGCCAAGGCCAGGTTGCTGCCGCCGAGCGTGGTGGTGCGGGCCGGGCGGCGGACGGCGCTGGACGTGCCGGCCGACGCCCGGGTGAGCATCGAGCTGGAGGACGGCGGCGAGTGGACGCTGCCCGCCGCCCGCTCGCACTGGCTGCCCGCGGACCTGCCGCTCGGCCGGCACCGGCTGCTGGCCGTGGTGGGCGAGCGGCGGGCAGAGGCGGCGCTGATCGTCGCGCCGGAGCGGCTGGACGCTCTGCGGGGCCGCAGTTGGGGGTTCCTGGCGCAGCTGTACTCGGTGCTGTCGGAGCGGTCCTGGGGGATGGGCGACCTGGGGGACCTCGCCGAGCTGGCGCAGTGGGCGGGCGCCGGGCTGGGCGCCGGCTTCGTGCAGATCAACCCGCTGCACGCGGCGCTGCCGGGGGTGCCCTCCGACCCGTCGCCGTACCGCCCCTCCTCGCGACGGTTCGCCGATCCGGTGCACCTGCGGGTCGAGGCCGTCCCCGAGTACGCGTACCTGCGGCCGGGGCAGCGCGGCCGGGTGGAGGACCTGGCGCGCCGGGCCGGCCTGCTGCGGGCGGAGGTGCTGGAGCACGACGGGCTGATCGACCGGGACGCGGTCTGGACGCTGAAGAGCGAGGCACTGGAGCTGCTGCACCAGGCCCCGCGCGGGGTGGGGCGCGAGGCCGCGTACCGGGCGTACGTCCGGCGGGAGGGCGCGTGGCTGGAGAAGTACGCCGTCTGGTCGGCGCTCGCCGAGGCGCACGGAAGTGACTGGCACGCCTGGCCGAAGGGCCTGCGCCGCCCCGACAGCCCGCACGTCACGCTGGCGAGCGGCGAGCTTGCCGCCCGGGTGGAGTTCCACCGCTGGCTGGCCTGGCAGGTGGACGAGCAGCTCGGGCAGGCCCAGCAGGCCGCCGAGCGGGCCGGTATGACCGTCGGGCTGATCCACGACCTCGCCGTCGGCGTGCACCCGAACGGCGCGGACGCCTGGGCGCTCCAGGACGTGCTGGCCACCGGCATCTCCACCGGCGCCCCGCCGGACGCCTTCAACGCCCACGGCCAGGACTGGGGCCTGCCGCCCTGGCGCCCGGACGCGCTGGCCGCCGCCGGCTACGCCCCGTACGCCGAACTGCTGCGCTCGGCCGCCCGGCACGCCGGCGCGCTGCGGATCGACCATGTGATGGGGCTGTTCCGGCTCTGGTGGGTGCCGGAGGGCCACCGCCCGACCGAGGGCGCGTACGTGCGCTACGACGCGGAGGCGATGCTCGGCGTGCTGGCCCTGGAGGCGCACCGGGCCGGGACGGCGGTCATCGGTGAGGACCTCGGGACGGTCGAACCGGGCGTGCGCGAGGTGTTGGCGGCGCGCGGGATCCTCGGCACCTCCGTCCTGTGGTTCGAGCGGGACTGGCAGGCGAAGGGCGAGATCCTGCCGCCCGCCCGCTGGCGCGCCGACTGCCTGGCCACCCTGACCACGCACGACCTGCCGAGCACCGCCGCCCGCCTCTCCGGCGAGCACGTGGAGCTGCGCCACCGGCTGGGGCTGCTGGCCCGCGCGCTGGGCGAGGAGCAGGCCGAGGCGGCGGCCGAACTGGCCGACTGGCGGGCCGAACTGACCCGGCTGGGCCTGCTGGCGAAGGGTGAGCCGCTGGACCCGCAGGTGCTGCACCGGTTCCTGCTGGCGACGCCGGCCGAGCTGGTGGGCGTCTGGCTGCCCGACACCGTCGGCGACCCGCGCCCGCAGAACCTGCCCGGCACCTGGGACCAGTACCCCAACTGGCGGCTCCCGGTGGCGGACGCGGCCGGCCGGCCGCTCACCCTCGACCGGCTGGCCGCCGCACCCGGCACCGCCGCCCTCGTCTCGGTGCTGGCGGAGCTGAACCGTCAAGGCGGCGGGGAGGACGGGAAGGGCAGGACGGGCGCGGCGGGCGCGAAGGAACCCGCGGAGGCGCAGCGCCCCGGCCCGGCCCCGGCGGCGGGCCCGGAAGGCTGA
- a CDS encoding ferredoxin reductase family protein, with the protein MTTPATTARRAHRTPPRPARRPRLPADTLAATVLALVGAGAAAVLALWWQDTRSISGADQWLTGAGRITGLLAGYTAPVLILLTARLPPLERGLGADRLTRWHAAGGRYLVGLLTVHVLTIVWGYALTVHRNVAGEAVDVVLHYPDMLKATFATLLMLGVGAVSARAARRRIGYDTWYHLHLTTYLAVALGFGHQLTNGADLGPGPARAGWYALYLGTAAAVGWYRLAVPALRDRRHRLRVAEVRPEAPGVVSVFVTGRRLPELRAEAGQFFRLQFQAPGLRWTANPYSLSAPPHPDFLRFTVKDLGRHSAAVAALRPGTAVRAEGPYGALTARRVRDRGRPVLLLAAGVGITPLRALFESLPAPRGGLTLVYRASSAADVLFRAELATVAAARGARVHYLLGPRAEVGDTGAALARLVPGLARQEVFLCGPDALAEATVRSLRAAGVPRGRIHHESFSL; encoded by the coding sequence ATGACCACTCCCGCCACCACCGCCCGCCGGGCCCACCGGACACCCCCTCGCCCGGCCCGCCGACCCCGGCTGCCCGCCGACACCCTCGCCGCCACCGTCCTCGCCCTCGTCGGGGCCGGCGCGGCCGCCGTGCTGGCGCTCTGGTGGCAGGACACCCGGTCGATCAGCGGCGCGGACCAGTGGCTGACCGGCGCCGGGCGGATCACCGGCCTGCTGGCCGGCTACACCGCGCCCGTCCTGATCCTGCTGACGGCCCGGCTCCCACCGCTGGAACGCGGCCTCGGCGCGGACCGCCTGACCCGCTGGCACGCCGCCGGCGGCCGCTACCTGGTCGGCCTGCTCACCGTCCACGTGCTCACGATCGTGTGGGGCTACGCGCTGACCGTGCACCGGAACGTGGCCGGCGAGGCCGTCGACGTCGTGCTGCACTACCCGGACATGCTGAAGGCGACCTTCGCCACCCTGCTGATGCTCGGCGTCGGCGCCGTCTCGGCCCGGGCCGCCCGCCGCCGGATCGGCTACGACACCTGGTACCACCTGCACCTGACGACCTACCTGGCGGTCGCCCTCGGCTTCGGCCACCAGCTCACCAACGGCGCCGACCTCGGCCCCGGGCCCGCCCGGGCCGGGTGGTACGCGCTGTACCTGGGCACCGCCGCCGCGGTGGGCTGGTACCGGCTGGCCGTCCCCGCCCTGCGCGACCGGCGGCACCGGCTGCGGGTCGCCGAGGTCCGGCCCGAGGCACCCGGGGTCGTCTCGGTCTTCGTCACCGGGCGGCGGCTGCCGGAGCTGCGGGCCGAGGCCGGCCAGTTCTTCCGGTTGCAGTTCCAGGCCCCCGGACTGCGCTGGACGGCCAACCCGTACTCACTGTCCGCGCCGCCGCACCCCGACTTCCTGCGCTTCACGGTCAAGGACCTCGGCCGGCACAGCGCCGCCGTGGCGGCCCTGAGGCCCGGTACCGCCGTCCGCGCCGAGGGACCGTACGGCGCCCTCACCGCCCGCCGGGTCCGGGACCGGGGCCGGCCCGTGCTGCTGCTGGCGGCCGGGGTGGGGATCACGCCGCTGCGGGCCCTGTTCGAGAGCCTGCCGGCGCCGCGCGGCGGGCTGACCCTGGTCTATCGGGCCAGCAGCGCGGCGGACGTGCTGTTCCGGGCGGAGCTGGCCACGGTCGCGGCCGCGCGGGGCGCCCGGGTGCACTACCTGCTCGGCCCGCGCGCGGAGGTCGGTGACACCGGCGCCGCGCTCGCCCGGCTGGTCCCGGGGCTGGCCCGGCAGGAGGTCTTCCTCTGCGGGCCGGACGCGCTGGCCGAGGCCACCGTCCGGTCGCTGCGGGCGGCCGGGGTGCCCCGCGGGCGCATCCACCACGAGTCGTTCAGCCTGTGA
- a CDS encoding FAD:protein FMN transferase, which yields MGTVFSFTVRDAGQGARRAGVEAALRRAVDRLHRIDQVFSPYWRDSQVSRLARAETTLADCDPEVAEVLDRCREVADETDGWFTAHPGGRLDPSGWVKGWAVEEAAGLLRAAGASDLSVSGGGDVQCVGGPWRVGIAHPTRPGALSAVVAGHDLAVATSGTAERGPHILDPHSGRPATGLLSLTLVGRGLARTDARATAAFAMGPRRGLAWAEARPGLEALAVLPDGRKRWTSGFPALVASGVPLGRA from the coding sequence ATGGGCACCGTGTTCTCGTTCACCGTCCGCGACGCGGGGCAGGGCGCCCGGCGGGCCGGCGTGGAGGCCGCGCTGCGGCGGGCCGTGGACCGGCTGCACCGGATCGACCAGGTCTTCTCCCCCTACTGGCGGGACAGCCAGGTCAGCCGGCTGGCCAGGGCCGAGACCACCCTCGCCGACTGCGACCCGGAGGTCGCCGAGGTGCTCGACCGCTGCCGGGAGGTCGCCGACGAGACGGACGGCTGGTTCACCGCCCACCCCGGCGGGCGGCTGGATCCGAGCGGCTGGGTGAAGGGCTGGGCCGTGGAGGAGGCGGCCGGCCTGCTCCGCGCGGCGGGTGCGAGCGACCTCAGCGTCTCCGGCGGCGGCGACGTCCAGTGCGTCGGCGGCCCGTGGCGGGTCGGGATCGCCCACCCCACCAGGCCCGGCGCCCTCAGCGCGGTGGTGGCGGGCCACGACCTGGCGGTGGCCACCTCGGGCACCGCCGAGCGCGGCCCGCACATCCTGGACCCGCACAGCGGCCGGCCGGCCACCGGCCTGCTCTCGCTCACCCTGGTCGGCCGGGGCCTGGCCCGTACCGACGCCCGGGCCACGGCGGCCTTCGCGATGGGCCCCCGGCGCGGCCTGGCCTGGGCCGAGGCCCGCCCCGGCCTGGAGGCGCTGGCGGTCCTGCCGGACGGCCGCAAGCGCTGGACGAGCGGCTTCCCCGCCCTGGTGGCGTCGGGCGTCCCGCTCGGCCGGGCCTGA
- the pepN gene encoding aminopeptidase N: protein MPGTNLTREEARTRAQLLHVDAYDIELDLSSAREGGTFRSTTVVRFGASTPGASSFIDLVAPSVSEIVLNGESLPVANFADSRIALPGLRAENELRVVADCAYTNTGEGLHRFVDPVDGETYLYTQFEVPDARRVFASFEQPDLKAAFRFTVTAPTGWVVVSNSPTPTPAGEGPTQVWEFEPTGRISSYITALIAGPYVGVFDSYENGAQKVPLGVYCRPSLREFLDADAVFAVTKQGFDYFQEKFDFAYPFAKYDQLFVPEFNAGAMENAGAVTLRDQYVFRSKVTDAAYESRAATILHELAHMWFGDLVTMEWWNDLWLNESFATFAEAVCQAEAPGSKWPHSWTTFANQMKTWAYRQDQLPSTHPIMAEINDLEDVMVNFDGITYAKGASVLKQLVAYVGQDAFFKGVQAYFKRHAWGNTRLSDLLGALEETSGRDLGAWSKAWLETAGINILRPELTLAADGTIESLAVLQEAPALPAGAKGEAVLRPHRIAIGAYELQDGKLVRTERIELDVDGARTAVPQLTGRRKPAVLLLNDDDLSYAKVRLDEDSLAFVTEHLGAFADSLPRALCWASAWDMTRDGELAARDYLTLALSGLPRESDIGVVQSVHRQVRAALDVYTDPAWREQGLGRWAAAAEEQLRAAEPGSDHQLAWTRALAAVARTDGQLALLAGLLDGSVELKGLAVDTELRWTLLGRLAAAGRADEAAIEAELARDRTAAGEEHAATCRAARPTAAAKAEAWASVVESDKLTNYMQDAVIAGFVDSDQRELLAPYTAKYFAAVKDVWESRSHEIAQQIVVGLYPSVQVEQATLDATDAWLASAEPVPALRRQVVEARDGVERALRAQAADRAAGARELGH from the coding sequence GTGCCTGGCACAAACCTGACCCGTGAGGAGGCCCGCACCCGGGCCCAGCTCCTCCACGTGGACGCGTACGACATCGAGCTCGACCTGAGCTCGGCCCGCGAAGGCGGCACCTTCCGGTCCACCACCGTGGTCCGGTTCGGTGCCAGCACCCCCGGGGCGTCCAGCTTCATCGACCTGGTGGCGCCGAGCGTCAGCGAGATCGTGCTCAACGGCGAGAGCCTGCCGGTCGCCAACTTCGCCGACAGCCGGATCGCCCTGCCCGGCCTGCGCGCCGAGAACGAGCTGCGGGTGGTCGCCGACTGCGCCTACACCAACACCGGCGAGGGCCTGCACCGCTTCGTCGACCCGGTCGACGGCGAGACCTACCTCTACACCCAGTTCGAGGTCCCGGACGCCCGCCGCGTCTTCGCCTCCTTCGAACAGCCGGACCTCAAGGCCGCGTTCCGGTTCACCGTGACCGCCCCCACCGGCTGGGTCGTCGTCTCCAACTCCCCCACCCCGACCCCGGCCGGCGAAGGCCCCACCCAGGTGTGGGAGTTCGAGCCCACCGGCCGGATCTCCTCGTACATCACCGCGCTGATCGCCGGCCCGTACGTCGGCGTCTTCGACAGCTACGAGAACGGCGCCCAGAAGGTGCCGCTCGGCGTCTACTGCCGGCCGTCGCTGCGTGAGTTCCTGGACGCCGACGCCGTGTTCGCCGTCACCAAGCAGGGGTTCGACTACTTCCAGGAGAAGTTCGACTTCGCCTACCCCTTCGCCAAGTACGACCAGCTCTTCGTCCCGGAGTTCAACGCCGGCGCGATGGAGAACGCGGGCGCCGTGACGCTGCGCGACCAGTACGTGTTCCGGTCCAAGGTGACCGACGCCGCGTACGAGTCGCGGGCCGCGACCATCCTGCACGAGCTGGCCCACATGTGGTTCGGCGACCTGGTCACCATGGAGTGGTGGAACGACCTCTGGCTGAACGAGTCGTTCGCGACCTTCGCCGAGGCCGTCTGCCAGGCCGAGGCCCCCGGCTCCAAGTGGCCGCACTCCTGGACCACCTTCGCCAACCAGATGAAGACCTGGGCCTACCGCCAGGACCAGCTCCCCTCCACCCACCCGATCATGGCCGAGATCAACGATCTCGAGGACGTCATGGTCAACTTCGACGGCATCACCTACGCCAAGGGCGCCTCGGTGCTCAAGCAGCTGGTGGCGTACGTCGGGCAGGACGCCTTCTTCAAGGGCGTCCAGGCCTACTTCAAGCGCCACGCCTGGGGCAACACCCGCCTCAGCGACCTGCTCGGCGCCCTGGAGGAGACCAGCGGCCGCGACCTCGGCGCCTGGTCCAAGGCCTGGCTGGAGACGGCCGGCATCAACATCCTGCGCCCCGAGCTGACGCTGGCCGCCGACGGCACCATCGAGTCGCTCGCGGTCCTGCAGGAGGCGCCCGCGCTGCCCGCCGGCGCCAAGGGCGAGGCCGTGCTGCGCCCGCACCGGATCGCCATCGGCGCCTACGAGCTGCAGGACGGCAAGCTCGTCCGCACCGAGCGGATCGAGCTGGACGTCGACGGGGCCCGTACCGCCGTGCCGCAGCTGACCGGCCGCCGCAAGCCCGCCGTGCTGCTGCTCAACGACGACGACCTGTCGTACGCCAAGGTCCGCCTGGACGAGGACTCGCTGGCCTTCGTCACCGAGCACCTCGGCGCCTTCGCCGACTCGCTGCCGCGCGCCCTGTGCTGGGCCTCCGCCTGGGACATGACCCGCGACGGCGAGCTGGCCGCCCGCGACTACCTGACGCTGGCCCTCTCCGGCCTGCCCCGGGAGTCCGACATCGGCGTCGTCCAGTCGGTGCACCGCCAGGTCCGCGCCGCGCTGGACGTCTACACCGACCCGGCCTGGCGCGAGCAGGGCCTCGGCCGCTGGGCCGCCGCCGCCGAGGAGCAGCTGCGCGCCGCCGAGCCCGGCAGCGACCACCAGCTGGCCTGGACCCGCGCGCTGGCCGCCGTCGCCCGCACTGACGGGCAGCTCGCGCTGCTCGCCGGCCTGCTGGACGGCTCGGTCGAGCTGAAGGGCCTGGCCGTCGACACCGAGCTGCGCTGGACGCTGCTCGGGCGGCTGGCCGCCGCCGGCCGCGCCGACGAGGCGGCCATCGAGGCCGAACTCGCCCGGGACCGCACGGCCGCCGGCGAGGAGCACGCCGCGACCTGCCGCGCCGCCCGGCCGACCGCCGCCGCCAAGGCGGAGGCCTGGGCCTCGGTCGTCGAGTCGGACAAGCTGACCAACTACATGCAGGACGCGGTCATCGCCGGCTTCGTCGACTCGGACCAGCGCGAGCTGCTCGCGCCCTACACCGCGAAGTACTTCGCGGCGGTCAAGGACGTCTGGGAGAGCCGCAGCCACGAGATCGCGCAGCAGATCGTGGTCGGGCTCTACCCCTCCGTCCAGGTCGAGCAGGCCACCCTGGACGCCACCGACGCCTGGCTGGCCTCGGCCGAGCCGGTGCCGGCCCTGCGCCGCCAGGTCGTGGAGGCCCGTGACGGCGTCGAGCGCGCCCTGCGGGCCCAGGCCGCCGACCGGGCGGCGGGCGCCCGGGAGCTGGGGCACTGA
- a CDS encoding FMN-binding protein: protein MRRAVVASSATVAGIVLLLSLKPHEAATVPAAVGTGTGTGTGAGTGSEADAASPSAGTGAAAGTVRTVTGTAADTRFGPVQVKVTLDGTKITKVEAIQYPTHDRRDQEINSYAVPLLNQEAVDAQSADIDVVSGATFTSQGYTTSLQSALDRAAGR from the coding sequence GTGCGCAGAGCCGTCGTCGCCAGCAGCGCCACCGTGGCCGGCATAGTCCTGCTGCTCTCGCTCAAGCCGCACGAGGCGGCCACCGTCCCGGCCGCCGTCGGCACGGGCACCGGTACGGGAACGGGCGCCGGGACCGGCAGCGAGGCCGATGCCGCGAGCCCGTCCGCCGGGACGGGCGCCGCCGCCGGGACCGTGCGGACGGTCACCGGCACCGCCGCCGACACCCGGTTCGGCCCGGTCCAGGTCAAGGTCACCCTGGACGGCACGAAGATCACCAAGGTGGAGGCGATCCAGTACCCCACGCACGACCGGCGCGACCAGGAGATCAACAGCTACGCGGTGCCGCTGCTCAACCAGGAGGCCGTCGACGCGCAGAGCGCCGACATCGACGTCGTCTCCGGCGCCACCTTCACCAGCCAGGGCTACACCACCTCGCTGCAGAGCGCCCTCGACCGGGCGGCCGGCCGATGA
- a CDS encoding outer membrane protein assembly factor BamB family protein, which translates to MSFGRRPEADPAALADQMTQLGGAPVTTPAGPPATAAPAHGGDYAYQPTAAAFPAQNAPQQPQVPQPAPGGPVGPFDPYAGTPAQPFQAQQTPPPTAGGYGYPPQAPAPAFPQQPGYGYPGPAVPAPRKRNPVLVYGGAVCALLVVAIVIGLFVLFDDKDPKSPTGGGPAGTYNVAWAAPRTQGSHSAGLLGIWGSEKLIVRGDEGGIKAYSSSDGKEAWSLAPPAGTKEFCSMSYGHNSKGVAAVALNTGDGDCSTLGAVDITTGQLLWSKKIDAERIYAPTLSITDKVVAVGAGSALGGFSVADGSPVWTYQPREKNCSTSGAKAAGTSVVLTDRCYGSTTTTKATLQVLDAETGKSGAQFALEGTSERLGTVLSDKPLVLAMSGGTGGDYVVGFDAAGKPMAKVPTKEAGSDSLRFSDSSDAFTLNVVSGTTLYVQAGSTSKPSIEAYDLTAGKKLWEQNGGSEQGLRLVSGTDKDGAVRAVVANGYSKPGKLVTLGKADGAVTELGPVAKPKSGTLIWSITEFVVTDNGSLVAFPKTSTGEPVIRFTKG; encoded by the coding sequence GTGTCCTTCGGCCGCAGGCCGGAGGCCGACCCGGCCGCGCTGGCCGACCAGATGACACAACTCGGCGGCGCACCCGTCACCACACCGGCCGGGCCCCCCGCCACGGCCGCCCCGGCCCACGGCGGCGACTACGCCTACCAGCCGACCGCCGCGGCCTTCCCCGCCCAGAACGCCCCGCAGCAGCCCCAGGTTCCGCAGCCGGCCCCCGGCGGCCCGGTCGGGCCCTTCGACCCGTACGCGGGAACCCCGGCGCAGCCCTTCCAGGCGCAGCAGACCCCGCCGCCCACCGCCGGCGGCTACGGCTACCCGCCGCAGGCACCCGCGCCCGCGTTCCCCCAGCAGCCCGGCTACGGCTACCCAGGCCCGGCGGTCCCCGCCCCGCGCAAGCGCAACCCGGTGCTGGTGTACGGCGGCGCGGTCTGCGCGCTGCTGGTGGTCGCCATCGTCATCGGCCTCTTCGTCCTGTTCGACGACAAGGACCCGAAGAGCCCCACCGGCGGCGGCCCGGCCGGCACCTACAACGTGGCCTGGGCGGCGCCCAGGACTCAGGGCTCGCACTCCGCCGGCCTGCTCGGCATCTGGGGCAGCGAGAAGCTGATCGTCCGCGGCGACGAGGGCGGCATCAAGGCGTACAGCAGCTCCGACGGCAAGGAGGCCTGGTCGCTCGCCCCGCCGGCCGGCACCAAGGAGTTCTGCTCGATGTCCTACGGCCACAACAGCAAGGGCGTGGCCGCCGTCGCCCTCAACACCGGTGACGGGGACTGCTCCACCCTCGGGGCGGTCGACATCACCACCGGCCAGCTGCTCTGGTCCAAGAAGATCGACGCCGAGCGGATCTACGCCCCCACCCTCAGCATCACCGACAAGGTCGTCGCGGTGGGCGCCGGCTCCGCCCTCGGCGGCTTCAGCGTCGCCGACGGCTCCCCCGTCTGGACGTACCAGCCCCGCGAGAAGAACTGCAGCACCTCGGGGGCCAAGGCGGCCGGAACCAGCGTCGTGCTGACCGACCGCTGCTACGGCAGCACCACCACGACCAAGGCCACCCTCCAGGTGCTCGACGCGGAGACCGGCAAGTCCGGCGCCCAGTTCGCGCTGGAGGGCACCAGCGAGCGGCTCGGCACGGTGCTCTCCGACAAGCCGCTGGTGCTGGCGATGTCCGGCGGCACCGGCGGCGACTACGTGGTGGGCTTCGACGCCGCCGGCAAGCCGATGGCCAAGGTCCCGACCAAGGAGGCCGGCAGCGACAGCCTGCGGTTCTCCGACTCCTCGGACGCCTTCACCCTCAACGTGGTCAGCGGCACGACGCTGTACGTCCAGGCCGGCAGCACCAGCAAGCCGTCGATCGAGGCCTACGACCTGACCGCCGGCAAGAAGCTCTGGGAGCAGAACGGCGGCAGCGAGCAGGGCCTGCGGCTGGTCTCCGGCACCGACAAGGACGGCGCGGTGCGGGCCGTCGTCGCCAACGGGTACAGCAAGCCCGGCAAGCTGGTGACGCTCGGCAAGGCCGACGGCGCCGTCACCGAGCTCGGCCCGGTCGCCAAGCCCAAGTCCGGCACGCTGATCTGGAGCATCACCGAGTTCGTCGTCACCGACAACGGCTCGCTGGTGGCCTTCCCGAAGACCAGCACCGGCGAACCCGTCATCAGGTTCACCAAGGGCTGA